The Lepeophtheirus salmonis chromosome 2, UVic_Lsal_1.4, whole genome shotgun sequence region ATTATCCAATACAAGGACGTTACAAACGTGGATTTTCGCCATTTGAAGTCAAATTGATCCTTTACTTCCTAATTGACGTGACGCGGGTGTTACGATGAAACTAGAATAATTCCGGCCACCAGAAAATTCCTCAAGAGTGTTTCACAACAAGTCTGAATTGCTTTAACTCAAAGGTTTCGGCGCCATGAATTGGATACACTATGAAGGAGAAACAAAGACCGGTATTTGCGTCAGAGTTGCTTCACTCACTCAGCGAGGTTGCGTTACTTCTTAACTAAATACTACAAACATATCAATATCATATTATCAGCTAAATCAACTAATATGAAATATCTCTCTACTCGGTCATCACCTCAATTGACAATTAGCACTTAGtctaggtttttattttattcattatgtagCATAgtcaattaaataaagaaaacaaaagctACGTAGTATAGtttcttattaactctttttcttattataattatcgtATATATTCTCCCATTCATTAGCTGTTAGTGTTCGTAAGCTTACCAAGTGTATTAAGTAGGAAATACCAAAATGGAACTACATAAGctggattttattttgaagtggTGGACCAAATaatataatggtgacgtcatccGCGGCGTTCGCATTTGTTGGGGGGTGCTGGGCTATTGGGCCATAGAGGGCtttttgtagaattttgtaCCAAATTTAACAACAAGTTGTAAtagacaagaatattttttttattgcgataactataaaaattccaCCAAATGGGGCAATGGCCCTTATAGTTCCAGCGCAACTGCATGGTACTTTCGGAGGTATTATATCGAACAATTCCCATCATGCATCTTCTGATCAGCTGGATCAACATTGAgctgaatattaaataataagagtaTTGAGAGAAAATGAAGTCCTTGATATGagctctattatataatttccgGCCTTCCTCTCTCACATAGAAAGGGAGGTTTAGGgatctaaataatatgtatcCTCTAATTGCATTAAGAATTTCATTAATTGCATTGCATTCACCGAGTAGGGAAGACTGAGACAGGTAGAATTTAGAGTATCTAGATCAGCGTTTCTCGAATTGGGTGTCGCAGGACAATGGCGTGCTTTCCGACCGTGTCAGGGGTGTtgccaaaaaatatgtattttgacatttaattttaaaaaaatcaattaatgaaatttgacatttcatatataaatatatttgaattcatagataaaatttttgatttataaataaatatacttaaccgTAAAAATTTGTCTTAAATACTAATTGTCCAAAATAAATCAGGTTAATAGTTCACCGGAGTCAGCGTGACTACAGTGCCCGTCATGttgttttatcatttaaccggataatgcaataattaaatattctgttcataatcgatatattaatgaagtaatatttgatcatttgaaAATTACTCAGATAAGTATTCTGTGACACATTACAAGTTAAAGATCAAATGTCCAGAAATATATTATTCGTCATTGCATAATAAATGCgtaattttaatcaatcaaaatgaaatgataacatccgtcaatagttggtaattaataTGACAGATGACGTAGTTAAATAAAGCATAATGAGacgtagaaattgtaacttgtacactacataatatacttatgaaataaaatcaatcactATACCGAATAAATGTGTAgaaacaaaactataaatatagtaaaaattgaGCTAATTAATGCCATTTTGATTACAAGATTATTTCAGGGGGGAAATGTATTTGGTTATCCTTTCATTGGTAATTAATATCAGTAATAAATTAGGGGCGACCAGATCAAATTGTAACCCTCATAGTTGTCACAAATGTAATACTATCGAAATGGGCTTATTATATGGCTTAAGtccaaaatacattgtatacttctaaatattatgataaaaatgttgaaCCCATTCCACTtgtgtaataaaaaatcaagaaaaaatcaacatagaATAACTCGTCCagagcaactttttttttttttacaataggaCAGGCTTAAATTGGACAAATTTAACCAagaagcaatatatatatagtgctccctggcTTAACACAAATATTCGTTTATAGTAGACATTAATAAAAGTTCCGAATTATTTGTAatagagtaaataaataattcgatTAGGCGAATTTCTTTTACAGTAGGCAAATTTTGTGGGGCCCTTGAGATCCGGCTTAAGTAggatctaatatatatatttactgtgTTAGACCAACATTTATAAACCGCATGATTTGTTCATAGCCGATACTCTACAAATGCGTAATCAAAACTACAATTAATCATGACAGGGACAAGGGAGCATTTTGTGACTAGGTGTAGAGTAACacgtttataataaatatgttatttattttttgcccattttcaatttgatacaATCATTTCAGGGATTGATtactatttaaacaattattggGACATATGAGTATGAAATGATACTTTTCTTGAagacaaattctttttttttttttttaatattaataaataatgcattACAACTTGGGACTaggattatgatttttttaaaggacagtTTTCTTTGATGAcctaattactataattttttctttagaaaaagacaatttttgatgatttttattttttatttatagcattttataaatatttaaaaaagttccaCAACACTTGTATATGTTTAGGTTTTCATAAtatgattaatgattattttattatatatatgtataaggtgTAATGCAAAGGTAAATTATTGactcgaaattaatttttaaactaaaaaatccCCATATTTGtcaaatcaatttattgttattaataactCAACCTCCCCAAATATTAATCTTATAAGTCCCAcgttttttgcttcaaaatccTATCAACTCTACCTAAtccaaatataaatgaataaataagtacacgaaaagaaattttgatttgaatgatattaaaatatttattcgttaGCAAACATTTTTTGCCCCTTTTCAGTAAGTATTACATGAATCATGTAGGACTATCATCATATATTCTGAGCTCGTttcttttttacacttttagcTAAtgtgattaatataaattataatgttatgtatgcccatataaatatttcaattggacattaattcaaaatatttttgtttatttcaatctAAAAGTAATATATCATTAAGGTGGTAGTTATATTACTGATTCCTCTTTTTACAAAGTAATACCGTTACATTAATTGTTACTAAATAAAGTAATAgcattatattcaataatagttagAATTAATTGATACAAACGTAATTCCCTTTTggaatcaaaatatttactaattagtgatagtgtgtattttttatttttttattttcaaactgtGAGCATACGGGGCTGGTTAgtcatattttccaatatttttttacttttctaattatttatcgACTCAAGTCCAATGAATATGAAGGACTTAACTTCAAACACTCGATTGACTGAAGTAAACACAAACAACATGGTAGAATTATCAATGTAAATTggtgaaaataattattagtaattttcGGAAACCTTAGTAAACCTATTATTTTAGCAGAGGATACCAGAAAATTGTCTctttaacaaaaagaaagaaagggaacattaaaaatgaatatttgtgtAAGTAGAATAAAGTACACCAAAGGTTATAGGGGTACACCAAAATGAATATGGagccatatttttattctatggCATGCATTTACATGCATTACTCAAGTGCAAaagaattttttcttaaatactaATAGTAAATAAAGTATACTGAAACATTAACACCTCATATcctacttattaaaaaaaaaattaatttttttgatctatgctgtgtacaagttgtgatggttgtacaagttgcaacatgtattagcaaattgtacaagttacaacttcttcgtcttaaaatcattatttaattaatttattgtcattCTAATAACCAACTATACGTTGATTCTATCAATTATTcttgatcaattaaaattacatagttattattagtgatgggcCGATTCatcggaatcggcatcgggaaaatcatgtttaatttgcgattccaattcatatataatattatttattactggtatttaactatttattacttctctaagttatgaaaaaaaaataataataataatacgccCTCCCccatattaagaaattttgctttttacaagaaaatttaatatttggaatgaaattgatttttttttattttcggtgaatttcaaagtatttttaaaatttttctccaaaaaattaatatttgatatttaaaaaaaaaaaatttcaaaattatatccaaaatataaatttttataaacagctatggatttttgaaatttttttgagaacagctaggaattttttaaatttttttctaaaaaatttaacttttgtaaatagttgtaaattttgaatttttttaaatattaaattgcatatttaaattttttttcccaaaaattcccccctcccccagTACAATTAGTACATATATCAATAATCCATGAAATGTTCCATTATTACATGATCCTTAcaccaagtactgtaaatccttcatttaaaattagttatatcattttttagttgcaacttgtacacaacttAATATGAagcttatttattaaacaattatcatttcaaaggcatatgatatttatttttaattcaatctaATTTCTATAATGAAAAGCAATTAgcatttgaatagttttttgaaagacttttcctttttattagcATGAAGTTggattcaaaaacaaaacaaataataacaacattttgaagaatttgggataaaaaaaagttttgagtaggtgattaatgattattatggTCTGACCAATTTCTAGTTACCTTGGTTATGACGATTTTTGAAACCATACTGGTTAGATAGGAATTTGATTTGCTCTGACTTAGGtaatcatattatttcaatgaaatatttgtcaatataaaattggattaggttaaaaatataattgtataatgaTTAAACTTTCTACACAATGATAGCCTCCCCCTCCAAGCGCGCGCCATGGAAATGAGCAGTTCAAGTTTTAATTTACGgcatttactttataaatattataaaattagtttgCACTCCCGTCAAGCACAAAAAGAGCGCGTTCCAAATCGTGTACATATCATATCAAATTAACCTTGgtacatatattcaattattattgacaatatatatatgtattgtgtacaagttgtaacttgtacaagtaaATTACAAGTTGGAACCCATCAGTGAAATTACTAATAActctaaataatgtattttaagacaaagaaattgtaacttgaaaatttacttaaacaagttgtaacttgtacagatATCTatcacaacttgtacacatCATATATGtctgttaatattatatttattataaggaAGAAACAAATGGAATGAAGGAGTTGTGATGTACGCATagacaatatatttatgactaTGATATTATGGATGTACGGTACgggaaagaaaggaaaatagtaggaaggaaagaaagaaacaaataaaagaagaaaaagatcgAAGAAGGAAGGGGGGGGGAATTAAAAAGgggagaaagaaagaaagagataaaAAGAAAGAGACAGAGTGGATAGCTATGACGCCTATGGCTATGAGTAGTGAAAAGTGAGAAGAATTTTCTCGTTATGCTCCGCCTTCTGCTGTACGGAGGTTGTTCTTAAATTACGTGCTGCTGCTGCTGACTGGTGACTGCTGTTGCCTGTCTTTCTCCTGTTGTAGTAACATTAACTGATGTGTAGCAGTGACTAGTGGATGAAGAGTATTAGTCAATCGAAAACGGAGTTAAGGTTTAGAAAGATTGTATTGGATTGGTGTTGGAATGCGCATGTGAGTGTTGGAGTGTAGGAGTTGTATTTTCGCCCCATACGCCGGAGTGCCGAGAAAGGAAGAAGGAAAAGAAGCAGTCTTGTTGTTTGGGAGCGATCTGAGGAGGTTCTGATCCAGGAAGTGAAGTGAAGGAGAAGTTGGATATCCAAGTACTGTCATTGATGGCTCAGTTCAGCGGTGGGGGTAATAAGCAGAATGGTCCCTGGGGCCGTCCATTGGACATGCAGCCTTTGGTTGCCTTTTCGAATCAAGGTGTTTACCAGCAGCTGCCGCCTGGCTTAGCGGCCATGGGTGCAGCAGTGAGTGGAGGCGGCCCCACTCCAGGCTCTGGCGCCGCACCGAGTGCCTCTTTGGGAATGCACAGCCAAGTATCTGTAAGTGGTGCAGTCACAGTCCTGGATGTCAATTCACAGTCCTTTTTCCCCTTGCAGGCCACTTACCCTCGAGCTCTTGGACCCGCCTTTGGGAACCAGCAAATGATTCAGCAGCAAGCCGCGGCTGCAGCAGTGGCCTCCCTCCAGCAACAACACCAGcaacagcagcagcagcagcagcatgGGCAGGCAAATCAGCATCCTCCTCCTCCTGTGAGTAGCATCTACTTGCTTCTTTCTTTGATTCACTCAATGAGttccttttttccccttttgtttttacatcaatttgttttttttttctcctcggGATCGCATTCCGAATTCTCTTcgattctttttgttttttcattaggGTCCTGGACAACCGACTCAACGTGTTTTCACGGGAACTATTACCAAACTTCATGATAACTTTGGTTTCATCGATGAAGATGTTTTCTTTCAGACTACGGTGGTAAAAGGGACTCTTCCTAGAGTCAATGTATGTTAGGTTCTCATCCACCTTCGTTTTTTATGTCATGTCCTTCCCCCCCTTTAATAAATGCAGCCAagtgtatttctattttttattttgatttcaatttgATAGCACGTTAAAGATGATGTATTTATATCGGCATGTTTGtccttataaaaatgatattcgTATTCCCCCAATTCTGTAGGATCGTGTTTTGGTTGAAGCAAATTACAATGCTAATATGCCGTTTAAATGGAACGCTTCACGCATTCAAGTGATGCCAAATAATCAGCGTTCATCTGGGGGATCCAACGGAGGAGGTGTGAATCCTACTGCAACGCCCAATACCATTGCCTTTACCTCTGCTGCAATTGGTAGCATTAATCAAGTATCTCAATCGCAACTTAAGGGAAACCCCAGTCTTCAACAAATGAaccaacaaaataaaagaaactccGATTATATCGATAGAAGTGGGAGAAGCAATAGTCATAATAATTCATCCACTTTGTTGGGTGATCAGAGAATGATGCATAATCGGGTTAATAATTCTCCAATTCGGGGAAATAATTCTCGTAATCTTAACATAAGCGGGTCTATAGAAAAGACATGCAATGACCATTCCCGAGATCGACGTGGTCGTAACGAGGAGCGAAGCCGATTCATGTgcgaaataaattaaaaaaatatatataatagctaTCGGgcatcaaaaatttatacttatattctCATTATTTTTAGGGATCGAGACATTGATAGAAATCGAGATAAAGACAGAGGTCGTAGTCCAGTACCATCGTCTTCACGTAAAAGGTCTAGAAGTCCTAGAAGAACAAGATCTCGTTCAAGGACTAGGAGTCCTCCACGTCGAAGAGTTCGAACAGCTCCTCGTTACAATGTCTTTGTTCCCAAAATATCATTGCATTTTCCACAAAGTAGTATCATTGAGCTTAAAAAGAGATATGGAAATATGTAAGTATTCCTTATAGAGTTCAAAACATTAATTCTAATGATTAATTACTTGATTATTGAAGGTATGTTCCTTCGGATTTCTTTGCAAGTGATCATTCATGGATGAACTCTTTCCCAATGGACCAGCCTTTGAATATTCATTCTCCTGCGGTATTTCATGTATTTAATAAGGATGTGGTCGAACCACCAGTCGTCTCAGATGCTGTATATGATCCTCCCGATGCGGACCATACTTATAATGTTAAAGTTATGTTGATGGCGTCACTTGCTCCTGAAGAATTTTACGAAAAAACTTGTCTACTTGCTGATAATGGtacttatatttcattttctgggATTTTTCTTTggcattttttttccaaaaataatttaaataattattgatttttttttttaggttctAGAGAGACGTTGATTCATCCTACTCGAGCTATACAATTTCTAGTTGGCCTTAGAGGTAAAAATGAGACTATGGCCATTGGAGGTCCTTGGAGTCCATCTTTAGATGGTCCTAATCCGGAAAAAGATCCTTCTGTGTTAATCAAAACTGCCATTCGGGCATGTAGATCTCTTACTGGAATTGATCTTAGTCAGTGTACTCACTGGCATAGATTTCTTGAAATCCATTATAGGTATTCTTAGagaaatttaataatgtttatgcTTATCAAACTGATTTAACAGACGTCTGGAGTCAAGTTCAAGACCTGCAAGGACGGAAACTACTGTTATGTTTTTACCGGATGTTAGCTCTGTTATGCCAACTAGGATTGAATATGAAGAATTACAGGCATTGTACGCAGACACATTAAAGGCCAAAATAAACCCcgagtttaagaaaaaattggaaGTGCATCCGGATAATGAAGACAAGCAGATGGAATCTAAGGGTGAAATAAAGACTGTAGAAAAATTATCAACTAATAATGACTCTGTGCATGAAGCTGAAGAGGTTAGTATAAAATAGCCCTGTTGTATTAACCTTAGCAGGCAtctcattgatatttttttttaggaaccCGAGATAAGTAAGGTTGAACATGAAGAACGAACAGATAAATCCGTGGATAATGTTTCTAATACTAATAATTCTGAAGAAAAGACTGCTGAAGATGAAGAACAAATTCCGACCATTTCTACTGAGGAACCTTCGTCGTGGAAAGACTTGGACCCCAAAACTATGAAGGTTGTTATAATAAGTTtacatttaatgataaattgttattattatctttttaacaaAAGGTCAATGATTTGCGGTCTGAATTGAATGCCCGGGGCCTGAGTACTAAAGGTTTGAAATCTCAATTGGTTGGTAGATTGACGAAAGAACTTAAACAGGAACAAGAAAAAGACGATAATGATAGCACTGAGAAAGTTTCTCATTCTGAAATACTTGAAAAACCCGAAGAACTTAGTGAAAAAGAAGATACTCCAGGTAAAGACGAACCAGAAGTTATGGAAGTAGAACAACCATCTGTTTCACAACCACCTGTGATAAAAAAGAGAGAACCCATCAAGTTGGACGAAAAACAAAAGAGTGTTTTAACTAATGCCTATAAATTACTAAGTAAGTGGTTCTTAGTGAATGATTTTATTGCTCCAAACGATTACATCTCTATTTTTCAGATAATCGTTGTATTCCTGTTCATCCACATCCTAAGGCTAAAAGTGGTAAATTCGACTGTACTGTTATGAGTCTTTCAGTACTTCTGGATTATAGAACTGAAGATAATAAGGAAGGTACTTTTGAAGTATCCCTTTTTGCCGAACTATTTAATGAGATGCTCATGAGGGATGCcgcttttaaaatttacaaagttaTAATGCGTGCTGCCAATAAAAAACAAGGATCTAAAACAGAAGCAAAAGATCAGTCATCACCTGATGCCTCTGCCTCAGAATCTAAGGAAAGTACGGGGGAAGAGACAccgaagaagaaaaatttggaTAAAGAATCTCTAGCCGCTTTTAGCTATTTTGACCTGGGCCATTGTGGATATTTAGACATCAAAGACGTggaggatattttttatatattgaatataaatatttctcgttcacaaatcaaaaagttaatttccaAAGTGTCAACTTCGAAAGATCAGATTTATTATAGGGGATTGCTTGATAAATTAGAGGGTGAAGTGTTTTCTGAAAGCGAtgaagacaaagaaaaaaatttagctTTGGGATTTAGGGCTTTTATTCCAAGTAGATTATTGGATGACACCATTGAAAGCCAAGAAGAGGGAGTGTGTGTATATAAAGGTATACAGCTTTTCAAATCCCCaatccaataattttatatatttgttcattattattgttatttaggAAAAGTGGTTGACATAGGTAAACTTTTGAGTCAGTTATCTCGGAGTGAAAAATCACGTTTAGAAACAGAAAGTTCTTTAAATAATGTTACTAAGTCATATGATGAACTTAAGCACGCATCTGAAAAGTTCAACTCTATTAAAGAGCGACTTAACGTAAGCAATTAATTTGTAAggagaaaaaatgttattttctaattatatttatagaccGAAGTCAAagatttgaaaaggaaaacaaGAACTGCCGAAGAAGaacttaaaaaatgtcaatcaaaTTCTACTTCATACGTTTCCACTCTAAAAGACATTTATTACAAAGTGGGCcctctaataaatatttctcagAAGGAAGAATCAGGAACCAAAGAAGAAGAAAGCAATGCGTCGAATGGAAATAGCTTGAAAACTTCTGAGGTGgttgtcaaaaatgaaaaataagctgtaaaaagaatgaaattctttatgaaaatttttatgtatgtgaAACACAAATGTTCCATTAGATAACACAATCTCCATCATTTTGACTGggatttatatgttatatataagtattatatatttcatatagaattattatatattatatataatatgcattcttttttatgttatttcaatatataaatatcagagTTTGAGAGATTggaagatatttaatttattggtgCAATTAcgaagataatatattatttatttcccattattattatatatctctATTTTATGggcaaatttagtttttatttggaACAGGGATTCTTAACTTATGAGTTCCGACTAGGGTCCACTTTGAATCGAGTCGTTACattagagaaggaaaaagagACGACTTTTATTGCCATCCATGCccgttgtttattttttccattctagTCAATGAAAactatatgtaatattatgcTCCATTTATTATATGGGGtcgtatgtacatatattttgtgtcAGTCCATAAATCGAACTGCAGTCTAGTTCAGCCCCGTCCCACTTTGTAGTCCTAAATAGGAAGGAAAACTCAATCCCTCGTTACGTCATTTCGATATTACTTTCATATCAAATGACTAGAAGAAGTACTCGGTATTGACCCATGTAATTATGTGTTGACggacaaacaaactttgctttaataatatagaagataacaccAACAAATCATCTATGttactcttcatttttcatgGGCAAACTCACGCGTAATTCTTAgatgttcactcctcaggaataaaagaatgatagtaacagtttgaaaaaaaaagttgcacaCCAAAAAATGTTAAGCATTTACAACACTAAATATgttacattcattatttttcttttttaatatgacgcaatTATTGGTAAAAATGAGTTATCTCCAAGACAATTAAACAGACAtgcaaactttgctttatgaatataaaatatcatattcagTTGTATTTAAGGACTGGCTAGACTAGACTGAAGAAATTAGGACCGCCAAAACATTACATACGGGGTAGAAATTTACAGACTTGTATTacattgatttgagaggttctgtATGAAGAAATTAGAACTGTCTATAATTTTATAGGTAGTCATGTATCTcaatcaccttttttttaatcggaCGAGAAATGTCATAACAGCGATATTCAAGGCTTAGGGATTCAACTCTTATTTGTGCGGTCACACTCCCACAGAGGTAGCCAGGCTGACGGGAATGGCTCATAAGACTATCTATAATGCTGAAAAGAGGCTAGACCACAGAAAGGAAAGAGGGCTCCTGAAAAAAGCCCATAATTAATTCGGATACTCCCAAGGACGCCATCAAAAAGGACCCAACCgtgttatcgagggttattttttgtaCGACATTTttctctataactttttttgtcttGCATGTACAAAAAACATCTTGGTAGgcttgtgtttctctttacaatccCAAGAAGTTCTACAACTACCTTTatcaaaattagtgcaaaaaagtttttttgcaattttcatcAAGAATTTcgatttgacaatttaaaaaaaaaaaaaaaaaaaaaaagatggacttctcatctacacaatttttttcatgcatatacgttggatattatttaaagtttataacgcatttttttttttaatattcttaatacatttcatataatatacgaACACTATATTATAATGCCTGTAAGGATATCCTAACGCTCGTTCGAGCAACGCCGAGTAACCCATTGCTAGTAgatgcaaaaattaattcatgtttaatGTTGCAATGAAAtcatgcattttaagacgaaaaattgtaacttgtaaaaaacatttgtatgaaaaaaatatagtttaatttcTGAGCTAAAAATCTAGAAATTCTGTAATTGGGGTGATATAGATTAAAGAGTTAAAAAACACTctgtaaaaagtatataaaaattatgttattggATATTATTGACTATGAATCAGTAATTCCCAACAAGGGCTCCACAGATCCATTGTGATCTGCAGTGCAAAGTCTAGGGCTCTGTAAGGTTATTAAggtcatcaaaaaatttattttgtcaaaaaagtctTTAATAAATAACGCTCTAACCAAAAAacgttatcaaaaaaatttcctaaaaatatacttggccaaaatattaaatgctatcccccccaaaaaaaaaaaaaaaaaataataataatacgctTAGGGCTCTGTAACAGGACTGCCCGTGCTTAGGTCTACATATCTTGGTTTTACATATCATCTTGGGTTCTTGGATTTTAGcttagaaaatgtatataatcttGGATTTTTCGTATGTAATAAGCTAATAAAGAACAATTTCTGCAGTTTGTATTGAAAAAGGGTAAACATGCTTAATA contains the following coding sequences:
- the LOC121132620 gene encoding cell division cycle and apoptosis regulator protein 1 isoform X2, whose translation is MAQFSGGGNKQNGPWGRPLDMQPLVAFSNQGVYQQLPPGLAAMGAAVSGGGPTPGSGAAPSASLGMHSQVSATYPRALGPAFGNQQMIQQQAAAAAVASLQQQHQQQQQQQQHGQANQHPPPPDRVLVEANYNANMPFKWNASRIQVMPNNQRSSGGSNGGGVNPTATPNTIAFTSAAIGSINQVSQSQLKGNPSLQQMNQQNKRNSDYIDRSGRSNSHNNSSTLLGDQRMMHNRVNNSPIRGNNSRNLNISGSIEKTCNDHSRDRRGRNEERSRFMDRDIDRNRDKDRGRSPVPSSSRKRSRSPRRTRSRSRTRSPPRRRVRTAPRYNVFVPKISLHFPQSSIIELKKRYGNMYVPSDFFASDHSWMNSFPMDQPLNIHSPAVFHVFNKDVVEPPVVSDAVYDPPDADHTYNVKVMLMASLAPEEFYEKTCLLADNGSRETLIHPTRAIQFLVGLRGKNETMAIGGPWSPSLDGPNPEKDPSVLIKTAIRACRSLTGIDLSQCTHWHRFLEIHYRRLESSSRPARTETTVMFLPDVSSVMPTRIEYEELQALYADTLKAKINPEFKKKLEVHPDNEDKQMESKGEIKTVEKLSTNNDSVHEAEEEPEISKVEHEERTDKSVDNVSNTNNSEEKTAEDEEQIPTISTEEPSSWKDLDPKTMKVNDLRSELNARGLSTKGLKSQLVGRLTKELKQEQEKDDNDSTEKVSHSEILEKPEELSEKEDTPGKDEPEVMEVEQPSVSQPPVIKKREPIKLDEKQKSVLTNAYKLLNNRCIPVHPHPKAKSGKFDCTVMSLSVLLDYRTEDNKEGTFEVSLFAELFNEMLMRDAAFKIYKVIMRAANKKQGSKTEAKDQSSPDASASESKESTGEETPKKKNLDKESLAAFSYFDLGHCGYLDIKDVEDIFYILNINISRSQIKKLISKVSTSKDQIYYRGLLDKLEGEVFSESDEDKEKNLALGFRAFIPSRLLDDTIESQEEGVCVYKGKVVDIGKLLSQLSRSEKSRLETESSLNNVTKSYDELKHASEKFNSIKERLNTEVKDLKRKTRTAEEELKKCQSNSTSYVSTLKDIYYKVGPLINISQKEESGTKEEESNASNGNSLKTSEVVVKNEK
- the LOC121132620 gene encoding cell division cycle and apoptosis regulator protein 1 isoform X1, giving the protein MAQFSGGGNKQNGPWGRPLDMQPLVAFSNQGVYQQLPPGLAAMGAAVSGGGPTPGSGAAPSASLGMHSQVSATYPRALGPAFGNQQMIQQQAAAAAVASLQQQHQQQQQQQQHGQANQHPPPPGPGQPTQRVFTGTITKLHDNFGFIDEDVFFQTTVVKGTLPRVNDRVLVEANYNANMPFKWNASRIQVMPNNQRSSGGSNGGGVNPTATPNTIAFTSAAIGSINQVSQSQLKGNPSLQQMNQQNKRNSDYIDRSGRSNSHNNSSTLLGDQRMMHNRVNNSPIRGNNSRNLNISGSIEKTCNDHSRDRRGRNEERSRFMDRDIDRNRDKDRGRSPVPSSSRKRSRSPRRTRSRSRTRSPPRRRVRTAPRYNVFVPKISLHFPQSSIIELKKRYGNMYVPSDFFASDHSWMNSFPMDQPLNIHSPAVFHVFNKDVVEPPVVSDAVYDPPDADHTYNVKVMLMASLAPEEFYEKTCLLADNGSRETLIHPTRAIQFLVGLRGKNETMAIGGPWSPSLDGPNPEKDPSVLIKTAIRACRSLTGIDLSQCTHWHRFLEIHYRRLESSSRPARTETTVMFLPDVSSVMPTRIEYEELQALYADTLKAKINPEFKKKLEVHPDNEDKQMESKGEIKTVEKLSTNNDSVHEAEEEPEISKVEHEERTDKSVDNVSNTNNSEEKTAEDEEQIPTISTEEPSSWKDLDPKTMKVNDLRSELNARGLSTKGLKSQLVGRLTKELKQEQEKDDNDSTEKVSHSEILEKPEELSEKEDTPGKDEPEVMEVEQPSVSQPPVIKKREPIKLDEKQKSVLTNAYKLLNNRCIPVHPHPKAKSGKFDCTVMSLSVLLDYRTEDNKEGTFEVSLFAELFNEMLMRDAAFKIYKVIMRAANKKQGSKTEAKDQSSPDASASESKESTGEETPKKKNLDKESLAAFSYFDLGHCGYLDIKDVEDIFYILNINISRSQIKKLISKVSTSKDQIYYRGLLDKLEGEVFSESDEDKEKNLALGFRAFIPSRLLDDTIESQEEGVCVYKGKVVDIGKLLSQLSRSEKSRLETESSLNNVTKSYDELKHASEKFNSIKERLNTEVKDLKRKTRTAEEELKKCQSNSTSYVSTLKDIYYKVGPLINISQKEESGTKEEESNASNGNSLKTSEVVVKNEK